In one Oscillospiraceae bacterium genomic region, the following are encoded:
- the alaS gene encoding alanine--tRNA ligase, whose amino-acid sequence MQYTGLNELREMFLSFFESKGHLRLKSFSLIPENDKSLLLINAGMSPLKSYFTGAEEPPRSRVTTCQKCIRTPDIDRVGKTARHGTYFEMLGNFSFGDYFKDDAIAWAWEFLTKVLGIPENLLWPSVYKDDDEAYAIWRDKCGVPEERIVRLGKEDNFWEHGSGPCGPCSEIYFDRGPKYGCGSPDCRPGCDCDRFMEIWNVVFSQFNNDGAGNYTELKQKNIDTGMGLERLACVMQGVDNLFEVDTVRRILDHVCEISGKKYGSAHENDVAIRVITDHIRSSVFLISDGVIPSNEGRGYVLRRIIRRAARFGKLIEIKGRFLYELCDLVINENKRAYPELAEKRDYIKRVLKAEEERFEQTLDGGLIILKSMLDGIGAEKKLSGENAFKLYDTYGFPIDLTKELCRESGIDIDENGFVLLMKEQKERARAARGGAAGWEGTNATFTAGMEKTDFVGYDALKLSYKTRVAAILSDGEPAEAISEGEGAVILEATPFYGESGGQVGDTGTITTPTAKLLVTDTKKTKNGVIIHHVTIEKGVVSVGDEALAAVCTERRDAIRRNHSAVHLLHAALRSVLGTHVEQAGSLVDEHRLRFDFKHFTAMTPDEIEKTENIVNKNILAGLAITTMETDPETAKKHGAMALFGEKYGKVVRMVKMGDVSAELCGGTHLDNTAKAGLFKIVSEAGIAAGIRRIEAVTGENVLRLIAEEKSEIAEAAKILKANSSAELVKRAQSVAAELSEAKKEIEALSVKLAAVSVSAYEAQLSDNGKFALLFADAGNDSTDRMRSSLDMLKDRHSSLVAVLYSVSPEESKIQFVAGCGKDAVKNGAHAGNILKKLSPIVGGGGGGRPDSAASGGKLPEKLPDAKKEFFSILG is encoded by the coding sequence ATGCAGTATACAGGACTTAACGAGCTCAGAGAGATGTTTCTTTCGTTTTTTGAATCCAAAGGACATCTCAGGCTGAAAAGCTTTTCACTTATTCCCGAAAACGACAAATCCCTTTTGCTGATAAACGCAGGTATGTCTCCGCTGAAGTCATATTTCACCGGAGCGGAGGAGCCGCCGAGAAGCCGCGTCACTACCTGCCAGAAGTGCATTCGCACGCCGGATATCGACCGCGTCGGAAAGACGGCGCGTCACGGCACATATTTCGAAATGCTCGGTAATTTTTCCTTCGGAGATTATTTTAAAGACGACGCCATAGCGTGGGCATGGGAATTCCTCACAAAAGTGCTGGGAATTCCGGAAAACCTGCTGTGGCCGAGCGTTTACAAGGATGACGACGAGGCATACGCAATCTGGCGCGACAAATGCGGCGTCCCTGAGGAAAGGATCGTCCGGCTCGGAAAAGAAGACAACTTTTGGGAGCATGGCAGCGGTCCCTGCGGACCGTGCAGCGAAATATATTTCGACCGCGGACCTAAATACGGCTGCGGCAGCCCTGATTGCCGCCCCGGCTGCGACTGTGACAGATTCATGGAAATCTGGAACGTTGTTTTCTCGCAGTTCAACAACGACGGCGCGGGCAATTATACCGAACTGAAGCAGAAAAACATAGATACCGGCATGGGACTTGAGCGTCTCGCGTGCGTTATGCAGGGCGTCGACAACCTTTTCGAGGTGGACACGGTTCGCCGTATCCTCGATCATGTATGCGAAATTTCCGGAAAAAAATACGGATCCGCTCATGAGAACGACGTCGCCATCCGCGTCATCACCGATCACATCAGAAGCTCTGTGTTTCTAATCAGCGACGGCGTCATTCCGTCCAACGAGGGCAGAGGCTATGTACTTCGCCGCATCATCCGGCGCGCCGCCCGCTTTGGAAAGCTCATCGAAATCAAGGGGCGCTTTCTTTATGAGCTGTGCGACCTTGTTATAAACGAAAACAAACGCGCATATCCCGAGCTTGCGGAAAAGCGCGATTATATCAAACGCGTCCTCAAGGCAGAGGAGGAAAGATTTGAACAGACGCTCGACGGAGGTCTGATAATACTCAAATCAATGCTCGATGGCATAGGCGCGGAAAAAAAGCTCTCCGGTGAAAACGCCTTCAAGCTTTATGACACATACGGCTTCCCGATCGATCTGACAAAAGAGCTTTGCCGCGAAAGCGGAATTGATATCGACGAAAACGGTTTTGTTCTGTTGATGAAGGAACAGAAGGAACGCGCGAGAGCCGCCCGCGGCGGCGCGGCAGGATGGGAGGGCACGAACGCGACCTTTACTGCCGGAATGGAAAAGACCGATTTTGTCGGTTACGACGCGTTAAAGCTGTCTTATAAAACACGCGTTGCCGCTATCCTCTCCGACGGAGAGCCCGCGGAAGCCATCAGCGAAGGAGAAGGCGCGGTAATTCTCGAAGCCACTCCGTTTTACGGAGAAAGCGGCGGACAAGTCGGCGACACAGGCACAATCACGACACCCACGGCAAAGCTTTTGGTGACAGACACAAAAAAGACAAAGAACGGCGTTATAATTCATCATGTCACAATCGAAAAAGGCGTCGTCTCCGTCGGAGACGAGGCGCTCGCCGCGGTTTGCACGGAAAGACGCGACGCGATAAGGCGCAACCATTCGGCCGTGCATCTGCTGCACGCGGCTCTCCGTTCTGTCCTCGGCACGCATGTAGAGCAGGCCGGCTCACTGGTCGATGAGCACAGGCTCAGATTCGACTTTAAGCACTTTACCGCCATGACGCCCGATGAAATAGAAAAGACAGAAAATATCGTAAACAAAAATATTCTCGCCGGACTTGCGATCACCACCATGGAAACAGATCCGGAAACGGCCAAAAAGCACGGAGCCATGGCGCTTTTCGGTGAAAAATACGGCAAGGTGGTCAGAATGGTAAAAATGGGAGACGTTTCCGCCGAGCTTTGCGGCGGAACGCATCTCGACAACACGGCAAAGGCCGGACTTTTCAAGATAGTATCAGAAGCCGGCATTGCGGCCGGTATAAGAAGAATAGAAGCCGTCACCGGCGAAAACGTGCTCAGACTGATCGCTGAAGAAAAGTCCGAAATCGCAGAAGCCGCTAAAATACTGAAAGCAAACAGTTCCGCAGAGCTTGTCAAGCGCGCCCAATCCGTAGCCGCCGAGCTCTCCGAGGCAAAAAAAGAGATCGAAGCTCTTTCTGTAAAGCTCGCCGCCGTCTCAGTCAGCGCATACGAAGCGCAGCTTTCCGATAACGGCAAATTCGCGCTCCTTTTCGCCGACGCAGGAAACGACTCGACAGACAGAATGCGTTCCTCTCTCGATATGCTCAAGGACAGGCATTCTTCGCTTGTCGCCGTGCTTTACAGCGTTTCACCGGAAGAAAGCAAGATACAATTTGTCGCCGGATGCGGCAAGGATGCGGTCAAAAACGGAGCGCATGCAGGAAACATCCTCAAAAAGCTCTCGCCGATCGTAGGCGGAGGCGGCGGCGGACGCCCGGACAGCGCGGCCTCCGGAGGAAAACTCCCGGAAAAGCTTCCGGACGCTAAAAAAGAATTCTTTTCAATACTTGGATAA
- a CDS encoding SOS response-associated peptidase family protein produces MCCRYLQNPRDDLAEIRRMLEHKFVRIESGDFDAPDAFPDSPQERFPAQICSVILLHKGVLRLLPALWGFKKWDGKGVVANARSETVYTSRFFAESAEKYHCAVPARCFYEWSKPEGENTSAVKYGFRSDINEIYMAGIYRRGECGGEFAVLTKPAGEFAQIHPRTTCLIEPDRLPAWLGCETGADDLGTVKLYAFGQGADVDKTSLQ; encoded by the coding sequence ATGTGCTGCCGCTATCTTCAAAATCCGCGCGATGACTTAGCGGAAATAAGGCGCATGCTCGAGCATAAATTCGTACGCATTGAAAGCGGCGATTTTGACGCTCCTGACGCCTTCCCCGATTCCCCACAGGAACGGTTTCCGGCGCAGATCTGCAGCGTTATCCTTCTTCACAAAGGAGTCTTGCGGCTCCTTCCCGCGCTCTGGGGCTTTAAAAAGTGGGATGGAAAGGGCGTTGTCGCGAACGCGCGGAGCGAGACGGTTTATACAAGCAGGTTTTTTGCCGAAAGCGCCGAGAAATATCACTGCGCCGTGCCCGCGAGATGCTTTTACGAATGGTCAAAACCCGAAGGCGAGAATACATCCGCTGTCAAATACGGCTTTCGCTCCGACATAAACGAAATATATATGGCGGGAATATATCGCCGCGGTGAGTGCGGGGGAGAATTCGCCGTGCTCACAAAGCCGGCGGGAGAATTCGCCCAAATCCATCCGCGCACGACCTGCCTTATCGAGCCCGACCGCCTTCCGGCCTGGCTGGGGTGCGAAACAGGCGCGGACGACTTAGGCACGGTTAAGCTATATGCGTTCGGGCAGGGTGCGGATGTTGACAAAACAAGCTTACAGTGA
- a CDS encoding heparinase II/III family protein encodes MKNKLKRAAALFISSLLLAPMCAMWAVPSLAASSQPLKKRATIYTDAKIAAARDNIKKYSWAKSEANSKIADADQLLGRYSLEDIWAMIPSQKVFRSYGVNQTYGCLNCGNDIDAYGNYPYIIDYINDPWKVTCPSCGMKFPTNDYYAYYKSGLDENGIFQPSKADRSLLVNTLYPEKGEKWGVDDGTGYVAPDGKKYFFVAYYNEYGNWYGILTQMINDFYYAYLYTGEQKYADAGIVLLNRLADLYPTYTLADQKWADGYRHSGYDNGHIIGSIWECTMIMPFLQSYDAFFYGFETLGDDAMALLKSKSSKITSYQDIMINIENGLFKQIIVEYKKNNIHGNNGMHQTTLACAAVCLDDPTLTKQWLDFLFKPASGNADGGNVSATFINDVDRDAMGNEASPGYNSGWLGNYLLFADFLRGYKINGTNISYDIYENIKFKKMFDSMANIMATRSFTPNIGDVGSTGSHTTELYASNVLKAFCVYNEPKYAQLLDFLYNGDLSGLRLTIFDDDPEGIAGKVKAVIDEHGKYSLTSQNLTGYGFASLMNINKASDAAVYAKSTEIKCSDMSIISQKLYNNIIRDGDTIEFTPVSAGDSASLGFYLDNSEAVYDMLTFYAGTKNGGVFNVYVDGKLIEADVDFALDEGQTSTMYYKRTFSFVKGYHVLSLEAADKRVGSVKLSGLKFIKQSGEKASLANSETVLTMYYGRNSGHGHSDTLNIGLYAFGLDMMPDLGYPEFCDGTPNEVYWVSNTVSHNTVLVNDRRMASQIVSQPKNYDVTDFVKLVSVEANSVYAVANEYRRTTALIRIDGETSYAIDLFDVEGGKKHTYSFHPAESDSREITGMQFVPQTDADGNFIGTLAGKNVAWGEGNYESGYQYLDKVQTCSSPDSTISVDWSIVDTRNYSDVDNVHLKLTMLGDFTSAVLANGTPPRNKDGNPAGLDYLLVNREGTGALDSLFVSVIEPYAGESKIEKSELVKVKKDSAAVTDNSVKAVKVTFASGRVDYIVYSTDTKSTYRIDGLFDFCGFFAVYSLKDQKVSLYLNNASVTGTTESEKSCEGQYTGTVTGFAKELSESNFINVKFDGNVDASKLAGRFIYIGNDGTRNASYKIISAEKTEGDGEYSLNIGDITLIRSYKVLTDVTKGYTYDISEGRAFYIPLSCLSGDQETMLEGIKSSLSGITLSNEIRADAKPGDTVGSCFIVNSDIKNLYEQPEYIVSLDKTFGNGDMFDLNGTDLLLSDKYITGQNSYPVRLLVSYDGITQKFDITIRTLSKSQSGKQLYPSLKLSELAVNAEFPPEKQKEPSDINFIAVGAAVAASAAILGATAAILSKKRKKKEN; translated from the coding sequence ATGAAAAACAAACTGAAAAGAGCGGCGGCGCTGTTTATTTCATCGCTGCTGCTGGCTCCGATGTGCGCAATGTGGGCGGTTCCGTCGTTGGCCGCCTCGTCGCAGCCGCTTAAAAAGCGTGCGACGATATACACGGACGCAAAAATAGCCGCCGCCAGGGATAACATAAAAAAATATTCGTGGGCAAAATCAGAGGCGAACAGCAAAATCGCAGATGCCGATCAGCTTCTCGGGCGGTATTCGCTCGAAGATATATGGGCGATGATTCCGAGCCAAAAGGTCTTCCGTTCATACGGCGTCAACCAGACCTATGGTTGTCTAAACTGCGGAAACGACATAGACGCATACGGGAACTATCCATATATAATCGACTACATAAACGACCCGTGGAAAGTCACCTGCCCGAGCTGCGGGATGAAATTCCCGACGAACGATTATTACGCTTATTACAAGTCCGGGCTTGACGAAAACGGGATCTTTCAGCCCTCAAAGGCCGACAGAAGCCTTCTCGTGAACACGCTTTATCCCGAAAAGGGCGAAAAATGGGGCGTCGACGACGGCACCGGCTATGTCGCGCCCGACGGAAAGAAGTATTTCTTTGTCGCCTATTATAACGAATACGGTAACTGGTACGGCATACTCACACAGATGATCAACGACTTCTATTATGCCTATCTTTACACGGGCGAGCAGAAATACGCCGACGCGGGCATTGTGCTTTTAAATCGGCTCGCCGACCTTTATCCCACATATACGCTCGCGGATCAGAAATGGGCCGACGGTTACAGGCACAGCGGCTATGACAACGGGCATATCATCGGCAGTATCTGGGAATGTACGATGATAATGCCGTTTTTACAATCCTACGATGCGTTCTTTTACGGTTTTGAAACGCTCGGGGACGACGCGATGGCTCTGCTGAAATCAAAGAGCTCAAAGATCACGTCATACCAGGATATCATGATCAATATAGAAAACGGCCTGTTTAAACAGATAATAGTCGAATATAAAAAGAACAACATACACGGAAACAACGGTATGCACCAAACAACGCTCGCCTGCGCCGCGGTATGCCTCGACGACCCGACGTTGACGAAGCAGTGGCTCGATTTTCTGTTCAAGCCGGCATCAGGCAATGCCGACGGAGGAAACGTGTCCGCGACGTTTATCAATGATGTCGACCGAGACGCCATGGGCAACGAAGCATCCCCCGGCTACAACAGCGGTTGGCTCGGAAATTACCTTTTGTTCGCGGATTTTCTGCGCGGCTATAAAATAAACGGCACGAATATAAGCTATGATATATACGAAAACATTAAATTCAAAAAAATGTTTGATTCCATGGCAAATATCATGGCCACGCGTTCTTTCACGCCAAATATCGGCGACGTCGGCTCCACCGGATCGCACACGACTGAGCTTTACGCCTCCAATGTGCTCAAGGCTTTCTGCGTATATAACGAGCCAAAATACGCTCAGCTTCTCGATTTCCTGTATAACGGCGATCTGTCCGGGCTGCGCCTTACAATTTTTGACGACGATCCCGAAGGCATAGCAGGAAAGGTAAAGGCCGTCATCGATGAACACGGCAAATATTCGCTCACGTCGCAGAACCTTACCGGATACGGCTTCGCGTCTCTGATGAACATAAACAAGGCCTCCGACGCGGCTGTATACGCGAAATCCACCGAAATCAAATGCTCTGACATGAGCATAATAAGCCAAAAGCTTTACAATAATATTATTCGGGACGGCGATACGATAGAATTCACGCCCGTTTCCGCCGGGGATTCAGCGTCCTTAGGCTTTTATCTCGACAACAGCGAAGCGGTTTACGATATGCTGACCTTTTACGCCGGAACAAAAAACGGCGGCGTGTTCAACGTTTATGTCGACGGAAAGCTGATTGAGGCGGATGTCGACTTTGCGCTTGACGAGGGTCAGACGTCGACCATGTATTATAAACGAACCTTCAGCTTCGTAAAGGGTTATCATGTTTTATCCCTTGAAGCCGCCGATAAACGGGTCGGCAGCGTGAAGCTTTCCGGCTTGAAATTCATCAAACAATCAGGCGAAAAAGCGTCTCTCGCCAATTCCGAAACAGTCCTCACGATGTATTACGGACGCAACAGCGGGCACGGGCATTCGGACACTCTCAATATCGGCCTGTACGCCTTCGGGCTTGATATGATGCCTGATCTCGGATATCCGGAGTTCTGCGACGGCACTCCGAATGAGGTTTATTGGGTTTCGAACACGGTCAGCCATAACACCGTGCTGGTCAATGACCGCAGAATGGCCTCACAGATCGTATCACAGCCAAAAAATTACGATGTCACCGATTTCGTCAAACTCGTAAGCGTTGAAGCGAATTCCGTTTACGCGGTCGCGAACGAATACCGCCGAACGACCGCGCTGATTCGCATCGACGGCGAAACCTCATACGCGATAGATCTGTTCGATGTCGAGGGCGGCAAAAAGCATACGTACAGCTTCCATCCGGCGGAATCTGATTCGCGCGAGATCACCGGAATGCAATTCGTTCCTCAAACAGACGCGGACGGAAACTTTATCGGCACGCTGGCCGGAAAGAATGTCGCATGGGGCGAAGGCAATTACGAAAGCGGATATCAATACCTTGACAAGGTACAGACCTGTTCGTCTCCGGACAGCACTATATCCGTCGACTGGTCGATAGTCGACACGAGAAATTATTCGGACGTTGACAATGTGCATTTAAAGCTCACTATGCTCGGTGATTTCACAAGCGCGGTTCTGGCAAACGGCACGCCGCCCAGAAATAAAGACGGCAATCCGGCGGGGCTTGATTATCTGCTTGTGAACCGCGAGGGAACCGGCGCTCTTGACAGTCTGTTCGTATCGGTTATAGAGCCGTACGCAGGGGAATCAAAAATTGAAAAGAGCGAGCTTGTCAAGGTCAAAAAGGATTCCGCGGCTGTGACGGACAACTCGGTAAAGGCCGTGAAAGTCACCTTCGCAAGCGGAAGAGTGGACTATATAGTCTATTCCACGGATACAAAATCAACCTACAGGATCGACGGCCTGTTCGATTTCTGCGGATTCTTCGCTGTATACAGCCTTAAGGATCAAAAGGTCTCTTTATATTTAAATAACGCCTCGGTGACAGGAACAACGGAGAGCGAAAAATCCTGTGAAGGACAGTATACAGGCACTGTCACCGGATTCGCAAAGGAGCTTTCGGAAAGCAATTTCATAAACGTTAAATTCGACGGAAACGTGGACGCGTCGAAGCTTGCCGGCAGATTCATCTATATCGGCAACGACGGAACAAGGAACGCTTCGTATAAGATTATTTCCGCCGAAAAAACAGAAGGAGACGGCGAGTATTCTCTTAATATAGGCGATATCACGCTCATTCGCTCCTACAAAGTTCTGACCGATGTCACAAAAGGATACACCTATGACATTTCGGAGGGAAGGGCGTTCTACATACCGCTTTCGTGCCTTTCCGGAGATCAGGAAACTATGCTGGAGGGCATAAAAAGCTCGCTGTCCGGCATTACGTTGTCAAATGAAATACGTGCCGACGCAAAGCCGGGAGACACCGTCGGAAGCTGCTTTATCGTCAACAGCGATATTAAAAATCTATATGAACAGCCGGAATATATCGTTTCGTTGGATAAAACGTTCGGAAACGGCGATATGTTCGATTTAAACGGAACCGACTTGCTCCTGTCCGATAAATATATTACCGGACAAAACAGTTATCCGGTTCGGCTTCTGGTTTCATACGACGGCATCACGCAGAAATTCGATATCACGATCCGCACGCTCAGCAAATCCCAATCGGGAAAACAGCTTTATCCTTCTTTAAAGCTGAGCGAGCTTGCGGTAAACGCGGAATTTCCGCCGGAAAAGCAGAAGGAGCCCTCAGATATCAACTTTATCGCCGTGGGCGCGGCTGTCGCCGCATCCGCCGCGATACTCGGAGCCACAGCCGCGATACTTTCCAAGAAAAGAAAAAAGAAAGAGAACTGA
- a CDS encoding DUF4093 domain-containing protein, translating into MSAKKDGGAERIKLRRAVVVEGKYDKIKLESLADAVIITTEGFGVFKNAEKLELIRSYARRTGIIILTDSDDAGRLIRGYIKGAVPESEYDIVNIYVPTVSGKEKRKRTPGKAGLVGVEGIDSDLLRRLLIAADRVKTCTVTEGNANRQWLTRSRLYEDGFFGGKDSARKRKKLLEEFSLPENLGVSALIDALNILAGEAEYNSFLSNNIE; encoded by the coding sequence ATGTCTGCAAAAAAAGACGGCGGAGCGGAAAGAATAAAGCTCAGGCGCGCCGTTGTAGTTGAAGGAAAATACGACAAAATAAAGCTTGAATCTCTGGCCGACGCTGTAATTATCACTACAGAAGGCTTCGGAGTTTTTAAAAACGCGGAAAAGCTTGAGCTGATACGATCATACGCGCGCAGGACAGGCATAATCATCCTGACCGACAGCGATGACGCGGGGCGGCTTATCAGAGGATACATCAAGGGTGCCGTGCCTGAAAGCGAATATGATATAGTTAACATATATGTCCCGACAGTTTCCGGCAAGGAAAAGCGTAAAAGAACACCGGGGAAGGCCGGGCTTGTCGGAGTAGAGGGAATTGATTCCGATCTTTTGCGGCGTCTGTTGATCGCCGCAGACAGAGTAAAAACCTGCACAGTCACAGAAGGAAACGCAAACAGACAATGGCTGACGCGGTCGCGGCTTTATGAGGACGGCTTCTTCGGAGGAAAAGACAGCGCCCGAAAGAGGAAAAAGCTGCTTGAGGAATTTTCCCTTCCGGAAAATCTCGGTGTTTCCGCTTTGATCGACGCGCTCAATATTCTTGCCGGCGAAGCCGAATATAATAGTTTTCTGTCGAATAATATCGAATAA
- a CDS encoding histidine triad nucleotide-binding protein has translation MDCIFCKIIAGEIPSKKVYENEYVYAFRDINPQAPVHVLVVPKTHIASADAINVGNSNVIAEVFRAIPEIAKLTGLKNGYRIISNVGEDGCQSVKHIHFHILGGKKLSERMD, from the coding sequence ATGGACTGTATTTTCTGTAAAATCATCGCGGGAGAGATCCCGTCAAAAAAGGTTTACGAAAACGAATATGTATATGCGTTCCGTGACATTAATCCGCAGGCGCCTGTGCATGTTCTTGTCGTCCCGAAGACGCACATCGCCTCCGCCGACGCGATAAACGTCGGGAACAGCAATGTCATAGCAGAGGTTTTCCGTGCAATTCCGGAAATCGCGAAGCTAACCGGGCTTAAAAACGGATACAGAATAATATCAAATGTCGGCGAGGACGGATGTCAGTCGGTGAAGCATATTCACTTCCACATCCTCGGCGGCAAAAAGCTTTCAGAGAGAATGGACTGA
- a CDS encoding Mrp/NBP35 family ATP-binding protein, which produces MSENCTHDCSTCKEDCSSREKKSLIEPCHELASVKRVIGVVSGKGGVGKSAVCARLAVEMRERGYNIAILDADVTGPSIPKMFGLRGNADGEDGMIFPVVTSSGIQVMSTNLLLRDVTDPVVWRGPVIAGTVKQFWTDVVWKDVDYMFVDMPPGTGDVPLTIFQSVPVDGIVIVTTPQELVSLIVTKAVKMAKMMNIPVIALVENMSYIECPDCGKKIFPFGQSRAEEEAAKFGIPLAARIPIDPRAAKAFDNGLADNFYDGALKGCGDIIEKSFPAKNQ; this is translated from the coding sequence ATGAGCGAAAACTGCACGCATGATTGCTCGACATGCAAGGAAGACTGTTCCTCAAGGGAAAAAAAGAGCCTTATCGAGCCTTGCCATGAGCTTGCGAGCGTAAAAAGAGTTATCGGTGTCGTAAGCGGAAAGGGTGGCGTCGGAAAATCCGCCGTCTGCGCGAGGCTTGCCGTCGAAATGCGCGAGCGCGGATATAATATTGCGATCCTTGACGCCGATGTAACCGGTCCTTCCATCCCGAAGATGTTCGGGCTTAGAGGAAATGCCGACGGAGAAGACGGAATGATCTTCCCGGTCGTGACCTCCTCCGGGATACAGGTTATGAGCACAAACCTGCTTTTGCGGGACGTGACCGATCCCGTTGTATGGCGCGGACCGGTCATCGCCGGCACCGTAAAGCAATTCTGGACGGACGTAGTATGGAAGGATGTCGATTATATGTTTGTCGATATGCCGCCGGGCACAGGAGACGTGCCGTTGACGATTTTCCAGTCCGTGCCTGTAGACGGCATCGTAATTGTCACGACGCCTCAGGAGCTTGTCTCACTTATCGTAACAAAAGCTGTTAAAATGGCAAAAATGATGAACATTCCGGTCATCGCGCTCGTCGAAAACATGAGCTATATAGAATGCCCTGACTGCGGGAAGAAAATATTTCCGTTCGGGCAGAGCCGCGCGGAGGAGGAAGCCGCAAAATTCGGAATACCTCTTGCCGCACGAATCCCGATCGACCCGCGCGCCGCGAAAGCGTTTGACAACGGGCTTGCCGATAATTTTTACGACGGGGCCTTAAAAGGCTGCGGAGATATCATAGAAAAATCGTTCCCCGCAAAGAATCAGTAA
- a CDS encoding TIM barrel protein: MYKTGIASVSFRGLADLDIINLAKTSGVDGIEWGGDVHVPAGDTAKAKTVRRETESRGLEVLSYGSYYSLGSGASFRDILETARELGAPVIRIWAGNSEKARMTKEQYAECIDEARRISMAASADGVSVAFEYHNNSLTSNACDAVELINDIGRDNIRLYWQTEVTFDTEKNMEALKAVLPYLINIHVFNYSQGKQVLLDEADGADSWSKYMSLIKGDGKNHNFLTEFSKDGLTDSFIHDAAVLKGICRGVYGE, translated from the coding sequence ATGTATAAAACCGGCATCGCTTCTGTCAGCTTTCGTGGGCTGGCAGATCTTGATATAATAAATCTCGCAAAAACGTCAGGTGTGGACGGGATAGAATGGGGCGGAGACGTGCATGTCCCCGCCGGAGATACCGCAAAGGCAAAAACAGTACGAAGGGAAACCGAATCACGAGGGCTTGAGGTTCTTTCTTACGGCTCTTATTATTCTCTCGGTTCCGGTGCATCCTTCAGGGACATTCTCGAAACGGCACGCGAGCTTGGCGCGCCTGTGATAAGAATCTGGGCCGGAAACTCGGAAAAAGCAAGGATGACCAAGGAACAATACGCGGAATGCATTGACGAAGCGCGGCGCATATCGATGGCGGCGTCCGCGGATGGCGTTTCGGTCGCCTTTGAATATCACAACAATTCCCTTACCTCAAACGCATGCGACGCGGTTGAACTGATAAACGATATCGGACGCGACAATATTCGGCTTTACTGGCAGACAGAGGTGACTTTTGACACGGAAAAAAATATGGAAGCGCTGAAGGCCGTGCTGCCATATCTTATTAACATTCATGTTTTCAATTATAGTCAGGGAAAACAGGTTCTTCTCGATGAAGCGGACGGAGCGGACAGCTGGAGCAAATATATGAGCTTGATAAAAGGCGACGGAAAGAATCATAATTTCCTGACGGAGTTTTCAAAAGACGGTTTAACCGACAGCTTTATTCACGACGCCGCAGTGCTTAAAGGTATATGCCGCGGGGTCTACGGAGAATAA